In Helianthus annuus cultivar XRQ/B chromosome 8, HanXRQr2.0-SUNRISE, whole genome shotgun sequence, a single genomic region encodes these proteins:
- the LOC110872436 gene encoding BLOC-1-related complex subunit 8 homolog — MFNDDEVRSALNKMYEYSPVDGFIDISEGLGNMIKSLANEPSVGLFYVQQHTHKAVPNLVNLKNNIVAKSREISLHTEDTEDSITMLRSMKECGFPIVDDMVKDITKSLAIMSSKQPKKGLISSKSVSGSQTGSWGPTAWRGINDYEKSTNYLSSVFKSAKEKATNLKWAPQESTEEATNGSANAMQITGEESVSSHNLTGNQEKDVLVDDLISNLTRSENFDEFRADKEAKFEEWLRGNDTHSDL, encoded by the exons ATGTTCAA TGATGATGAGGTACGATCTGCACTCAACAAGATGTACGAATATTCCCCAGTAGACGGATTCATAGATATATCAGAAGGGTTGGGAAATATGATAAAGTCACTAGCAAATGAACCATCAGTCGGACTTTTCTATGTTCAACAACACACTCACAAGGCGGTACCAAACCTTGTGAATCTTAAAAACAACATTGTCGCTAAATCCCGCGAAATCAGTTTACACACAGAAGATACTGAGGATTCAATCACAATGTTGAGATCAATGAAGGAATGTGGTTTCCCAATCGTCGATGATATGGTCAAAGACATTACAAAGTCTTTAGCCATCATGTCATCAAAACAACCGAAAAAAGGCTTGATTAGTAGCAAATCGGTTTCAGGGTCTCAAACGGGCTCGTGGGGTCCAACCGCTTGGCGGGGAATTAACGATTATGAAAAGTCGACTAACTATTTATCGTCTGTTTTCAAGTCAGCAAAAGAAAAGGCAACTAATCTTAAGTGGGCTCCACAAGAATCTACAGAAGAAGCCACTAATGGGTCTGCAAATGCAATGCAAATAACAGGGGAAGAATCTGTATCCAGTCATAATTTAACTGGGAATCAAGAAAAAGATGTGTTAGTTGATGATCTGATATCGAATCTTACGCGTTCTGAAAATTTTGATGAATTTAGAGCTGATAAAGAAGCAAAATTTGAGGAATGGTTAAGAGGCAATGATACTCATTCTGATTTATGA